Proteins encoded together in one Panthera uncia isolate 11264 chromosome A2, Puncia_PCG_1.0, whole genome shotgun sequence window:
- the CLPP gene encoding ATP-dependent Clp protease proteolytic subunit, mitochondrial, translating to MWPGILVGGARVAAGGCPALGPRLAARFPPHRTPKTGLALQRSLHATAARALPLIPIVVEQTGRGERAYDIYSRLLRERIVCVMGPIDDSVASLVIAQLLFLQSESNKKPIHMYINSPGGMVTSGLAIYDTMQYILNPICTWCVGQAASMGSLLLAAGTPGMRHSLPNSRIMIHQPSGGARGQATDIAIQAEEIMKLKKQLYSIYAKHTKQSLQVIESAMERDRYMSPMEAQEFGILDKVLVHPPQDGEDEPELVQKEPVAAAATAEPAPASV from the exons ATGTGGCCGGGAATATTGGTTGGGGGGGCCCGGGTGGCGGCAGGTGGTTGCCCCGCGCTGGGGCCTCGCCTCGCCGCCCGCTTCCCCCCGCATCGGACGCCCAAGACCGGCCTGGCCCTGCAGCGGAGCCTGCACGCGACGGCGGCCCGGGCTCTCCCGCTCATTCCCATCGTGGTGGAGCAGACG ggTCGCGGCGAGCGCGCCTACGACATCTACTCACGGCTGCTGCGGGAGCGCATCGTGTGTGTCATGGGTCCG ATCGACGACAGCGTGGCCAGCCTGGTGATCGCGCAGCTGCTGTTCCTGCAGTCCGAGAGCAACAAGAAGCCCATCCACATGTACATCAACAGCCCTG gtgGCATGGTGACCTCGGGCCTGGCCATCTACGACACGATGCAGTACATCCTGAACCCCATCTGCACATGGTGCGTGGGCCAGGCCGCCAGCATGGGCTCCCTGCTTCTGGCCGCTGGCACCCCGGGCATGCGCCACTCGCTTCCCAACTCCCGCATCATGATCCACCAGCCgtctgggggcgcccgg GGCCAAGCCACAGACATCGCCATCCAGGCGGAGGAGATCATGAAACTCAAGAAGCAGCTCTACAGTATCTATGCCAAGCACACCAAACAGAGCCTGCAGGTGATTG AGTCGGCCATGGAGCGGGACCGTTACATGAGCCCCATGGAGGCCCAGGAGTTTGGGATCTTAGACAAGGTTCTGGTCCACCCTCCCCAGGACGGTGAGGATGAGCCTGAGCTGGTGCAAAAGGAGCCTGTGGCGGCCGCGGCCACAGCAGAACCTGCCCCAGCAAGCGTCTGA